Proteins from a genomic interval of Gossypium hirsutum isolate 1008001.06 chromosome A09, Gossypium_hirsutum_v2.1, whole genome shotgun sequence:
- the LOC107888437 gene encoding uncharacterized protein, producing the protein MTEPWCRLFKFIFPFLIKEKNIKVTSSGRLMAMLIGNPLIKAFFIIFLVSAATATGDAPFIIAHKKASLNRLKSGAERVSVSVNIYNQGFTAAYDVSLIDNSWPQDAFDIVSGNTSHSWQKLDAGGHLSHSFELEAKRKGMFHGAPAVIYFRIPTKAVQQEAYSTPILPLDILEERPPEKKFEWAKRLMAKYGSQISVISIVVLFIYLIITPSKASKKKR; encoded by the exons ATGACCGAACCCTGGTGTCGCCtgtttaaattcatttttccatttcttattaaAGAGAAAAACATAAAAGTAACCAGTTCCGGCAGACTCATGGCGATGCTCATCGGAAATCCACTCATCAAGgctttctttattattttcctGGTTTCAGCCGCCACCGCCACCGGCGACGCCCCCTTCATAATCGCTCACAAGAAGGCATCGCTGAACAGACTCAAATCCGGCGCCGAACGCGTCTCCGTTTCCGTCAACATCTACAACCAAGGCTTCAC GGCGGCATATGATGTGAGTCTCATTGATAATAGCTGGCCTCAAGATGCTTTTGATATTGTCAGTGGCAACACTTCACATTCATGGCAGAAGCTTGATGC CGGTGGTCATCTATCACATTCatttgaattagaggccaaaAGGAAGGGAATGTTTCATGGTGCTCCAGCAGTCATATATTTCCGAATTCCCACCAAGGCTGTTCAACAG GAGGCGTATTCAACTCCAATCTTGCCCTTAGATATCCTTGAGGAAAGACCGCCTGAGAAGAAGTTTGAGTGG GCTAAG AGGTTGATGGCTAAGTATGGGTCTCAAATCTCCGTGATATCAATTGTGGTTCTGTTCATCTACCTGATAATAACCCCATCAAAAGCAAGCAAGAAGAAGCGCTAA
- the LOC107924660 gene encoding aspartokinase 2, chloroplastic, with protein MAASLQISGVKTAPSHSFPKQTSFHCRSAFSSQLHFGSFRSTDSCRRLRHCCKSRVFKVSCEGGNVDVIERNEVEKSTLGEAKNELTCVMKFGGSSVASAERMREVADLILSFPNERPVIVLSAMGKTTNKLLLAGEKAVSCGVTKVDTIEELGFIKELHHRTVDELGVERWIVDEHLQELEQLLKGIAMMKELTLRTKDYIVSFGECMSTRIFAAYLDKIGVKARQYDAFEIGFITTDDFTNADILEATYTAVAKRLDDDWNSNPAIPVVTGFLGKGWRSCAITTLGRGGSDLTATTIGKALGLREIQVWKDVDGVLTCDPNIYSGAQPVPYLTFEEAAELAYFGAQVLHPQSMRPAREGDIPVRVKNSYNPNAPGTLITGNRDMSKAVLTSIVLKRNVTMLDIVSTRMLGQFGFLAKVFSIFEDLGISVDVVATSEVSISLTLDPSKLWSRELIQQELDHVVEELEKIAVVNLLQHRSIISLIGNVQRSSLILEKAFNVLRTNGVNVQMISQGASKVNISLVVNDNEAEECVRALHSSFFESELPGLDQCGSASLMR; from the exons ATGGCGGCTTCTTTACAAATTTCCGGCGTAAAAACCGCCCcgtctcattcatttccaaagcAGACTTCTTTCCACTGTCGTTCGGCATTTTCGAGCCAGCTTCATTTCGGGTCATTCCGGTCTACGGATTCTTGTAGGAGGCTAAGGCATTGTTGTAAAAGTAGAGTGTTTAAGGTTAGTTGTGAGGGAGGGAATGTGGATGTGATCGAAAGGAATGAGGTTGAGAAATCAACGTTGGGAGAAGCAAAGAATGAATTGACGTGTGTGATGAAGTTCGGTGGATCATCAGTGGCTTCCGCTGAGCGAATGAGAGAGGTTGCTGACCTTATACTTAGTTTCCCCAATGAAAGGCCAGTCATTGTTCTTTCTGCCATGGGAAAGACAACCAATAAGCTTTTGCTG GCTGGTGAAAAGGCTGTCAGCTGTGGTGTCACTAAGGTGGATACCATCGAAGAGTTAGGCTTCATAAAAGAGCTGCATCATAG GACGGTTGATGAACTAGGAGTGGAGAGGTGGATTGTTGATG AGCACCTGCAAGAACTGGAGCAGCTCTTAAAAGGAATTGCTATGATGAAAGAGTTAACATTGCGTACAAAAGACTATATAGTTTCATTTGGGGAGTGCATGTCTACAAGGATTTTTGCTGCATATTTGGATAAAATTGGGGTTAAGGCCCGTCAA TATGatgcctttgaaattggtttcaTTACCACTGATGACTTCACAAATGCGGATATTCTGGAGGCAACTTACACAGCTGTTGCAAAAAGATTAGATGATGATTGGAACAGTAATCCAGCAATCCCAGTTGTGACCGGTTTCCTTGGAAAG GGCTGGAGATCTTGTGCAATTACTACTTTAGGTAGGGGTGGTAGTGATTTGACAGCCACAACCATTGGAAAAGCATTGGGATTGCGAGAAATTCAG GTATGGAAAGATGTTGATGGTGTTTTGACCTGTGATCCTAACATATATTCTGGGGCTCAACCTGTACCATACCTGACATTTGAAGAGGCAGCAGAACTTGCTTACTTTGGTGCTCAG GTTCTGCATCCACAATCCATGAGACCAGCTAGGGAGGGTGATATTCCTGTTAGGGTTAAAAATTCTTACAATCCTAATGCTCCAGGAACTCTCATCACTGGAAATAGAGATATGAGTAAG GCGGTACTCACCAGCATTGTTTTGAAACGGAATGTCACCATGTTGGATATTGTTAGCACACGAATGCTTGGTCAATTTGGCTTTCTAGCGAAG GTATTTTCTATCTTCGAAGATTTAGGCATCTCTGTGGATGTTGTAGCTACCAGTGAAGTTAGTATTTCGTTGACTTTGGATCCATCGAAACTTTGGAGCAGAGAGTTAATTCAGCAG GAACTAGACCATGTTGTAGAAGAACTTGAAAAAATCGCTGTTGTCAATTTGCTTCAACACAGATCTATCATTTCTCTCATTGGGAATGTCCAGAGATCCTCACTTATACTGGAGAAG GCATTTAACGTTCTTAGGACCAATGGAGTCAATGTTCAAATGATCTCTCAGGGCGCATCTAAG GTTAACATATCATTGGTTGTAAATGACAACGAAGCAGAAGAGTGCGTGAGGGCACTTCATTCATCATTTTTTGAAAGTGAGCTTCCTGGGTTAGATCAATGTGGTTCTGCCAGTTTGATGAGATGA